From a single Rutidosis leptorrhynchoides isolate AG116_Rl617_1_P2 chromosome 5, CSIRO_AGI_Rlap_v1, whole genome shotgun sequence genomic region:
- the LOC139849979 gene encoding putative F-box/FBD/LRR-repeat protein At4g03220, which produces MVKYTVISRTLIGDLGLHAFYINNNHLLYGNNATAALDEDRLSSLPLELIIQILSRVDTKLAIQTCLLLFPRWKLIWTLMPCLNFSSNGFKTLPKFSEFVTHVLSHRNHQVEVSSVNLYIHGADTENFMREITNYTISHNVQELILDVRPKNEFPSYLFRSQTLKHLTLRTSSFGPCLTPRTPWDFPALTTLYLKDIWLCDDECKSLDLFSNCVNLRNFTLELVIVKAKVFKINTPRLANLTLVNYRGYNVIKVIAHQLENLTIIECSINDLKIPSGLSSFCYKGYYPPHWFRNSYFSVNKVSVSLRLYGSKRHEDAFRIINMLQDLCSSVRFLTLNLDIVECISSFPELLSAQPSPFRNLISLNINSGSRDTCKFEMSTEARNFFFEYSPNATFFMKVPTPSTSTQVSNQMPRRVNHLRS; this is translated from the exons ATGGTAAAATATACTGTAATATCTAGAACATTAATTGGGGATTTGGGGTTGCATGCATTTTACATCAATA ATAATCATTTGTTGTATGGAAATAATGCTACAGCAGCGCTCGATGAAGATAGATTGAGCAGCTTGCCTCTTGAGCTTATTATTCAAATCCTCTCTCGTGTTGACACTAAATTAGCTATTCAAACGTGTTTGTTGTTGTTTCCAAGATGGAAGCTTATCTGGACATTAATGCCATGTCTCAACTTTTCAAGTAATGGATTTAAAACTTTACCCAAGTTCTCAGAATTCGTAACCCATGTTCTGTCTCATCGCAACCATCAAGTAGAAGTGTCCTCGGTAAATCTATATATCCATGGAGCAGATACTGAAAACTTTATGAGAGAGATTACAAATTATACGATTTCTCACAATGTCCAAGAACTAATCCTTGATGTTAGACCCAAGAATGAATTTCCTTCTTATCTCTTTAGGTCTCAGACTCTTAAGCACCTCACCTTAAGAACCTCCAGTTTTGGTCCTTGCCTTACACCCAGAACACCATGGGATTTTCCAGCTTTAACGACTTTGTATCTAAAAGATATTTGGTTGTGTGATGATGAATGTAAATCCCTTGATCTTTTCTCCAACTGCGTCAACTTACGGAACTTCACTTTAGAACTTGTTATAGTGAAGGCTAAGGTTTTTAAAATTAACACCCCCCGACTTGCTAATCTCACACTTGTTAATTACAGAGGTTATAATGTTATCAAAGTGATTGCACATCAACTTGAGAATCTCACTATAATTGAATGTTCAATCAATGACTTGAAGATTCCGTCAGGACTTTCGTCATTCTGCTACAAAGGTTACTATccgccacattggtttagaaactcTTATTTTTCTGTGAACAAAGTGAGTGTCAGTTTGCGCCTTTACGGTTCAAAGAGGCACGAAGATGCTTTCCGTATTATTAACATGCTTCAAGACCTCTGTAGTAGTGTCAGATTTCTTACGCTTAACTTGGACATTGTTGAG TGTATTTCCTCATTCCCCGAGTTACTATCTGCTCAGCCTTCCCCCTTTAGGAACTTGATTAGCTTGAATATAAACTCTGGCTCGAGGGATACATGCAAATTTGAAATGTCTACTGAAGCCAGAAATTTCTTTTTTGAATACTCACCAAATGCCACATTCTTCATGAAG GTTCCTACACCCTCCACCTCAACTCAAGTATCAAACCAAATGCCACGACGTGTGAACCACCTGCGTAGCTGA